Genomic window (Neodiprion lecontei isolate iyNeoLeco1 chromosome 7, iyNeoLeco1.1, whole genome shotgun sequence):
TTTTCAGGTGAAAGAACTTGAATTGAAATTCTGAAACTTGAGGatggagaaagagagagaaaacagaGTGCACGGCTGGGGGATAATTAAACGTCATTGTAGGTATAACCCACTCTGGATAACAACTCGTAAAACAATAGCTTATCAGGATCTCCGAGCCGCCAAAGCAATTAGATTATTGTTCGTAGAGACGGCATGAATATAATGAGTAATGAATTAGGTATAACGAAGTTTCGTCGCGTATTCCGTGCATCGTTTTTACGGTGCGCAATTTCGCGATTACTACCGTATGAAAATACGCGGTTCAAGTTGCCTTTCCCACCGTCAACATCCCCTTCCGTTATAATAATCCTTTCGTAAAGGCGAACGGTGCTGGACTCGAGATACCGAGTGAATAATTAGCCGCTTTGATATCGAGCCTGCGACTCGCCCTTCCACCCACGTTCAGCAATTTTTAAAGGGTGCAGGGAATTCATCACCTCGCTTTACTCGCTAgctggttgaaaaatttcaccctcgGTTATTTCATCCCCGATCCTTATACAACTGTCTTGCCCCGTTATTCCTTAAGGAGTTATTAGCCCGTTTAATCACCTCCCGCCATTTCTtctctcattattttttttttatactatttttttttctgttttgtcttttcttttttttttttccttttcttcatCCCCTGCGTTTTCAATTCTTCTTCGATAACCCTTTTAGCCGTCCTCTCCCATCCACTTCAAGGTTTGAAGCGGTTACCGAGGGCCCCGGAAGTTGGAGGCGCGCCGCTCGGTTTGTAATTAAGAACGAAAATGGCGAAGAATGACCGCGTCGTCCGTTGGTAACGAGAATTCTGCTCTCAAGGACGGCCGCATCGCCGTGATTCCGACTGATTGAGCTAATTATTAAGCTTGCGGATTATGTTGGCTAGACTGCCTCTCGACTGCCCTCGACTGAAAATTATTCCCTACAATAGTCGAGTAACATTATGctattcgatttttattcctttagtcaattttttaaaacgctATGACAAACTGCAGCGTAGGAGATTCATTTACAGCAATTTTCAGATCGTTAATAGGTGAACTGAATCAATTAGCTGATCCGTTTATTAGCAacttaaaaaaacaaaaagatcaTGAATTGTGTGAATTTTCTAACTATAATCCAATTAACAGCCGAGTTTAACTTTCTTTATTCTCATAAGAATCAACgcgttttcatttatttttttcttctcgctgTAGGCAGGTTTTTTAATCATAAAATCTAACTCGATTACAGCTTcagtttaatatttttcaacctcgGTTCCGTAACTTTCTTGTTTCATTAATCTCTTTACACCTGACTGTAAGTAACTGACACAACGTTAATCCGTTGCTCGTATTCAGTAAAACCAGCGATTAATAATTTCTAGACAccaggtatgtatatatctatacattgGTAATCCATCTTCGCAGATTAAACAtaagaaaaaggaaaggaatGAAGAAGTGAAGAAACTACCCTTAACACATTGTACGAAATTATTCACAGCGTGAACGAAGGGTTGTAAAATGTTCATCAGCCAAGAAGCCTCGCTCAAAgtcatttctctctctctctctctctctctctctctctgtctccatctctctgtctctcctttttcctcaaaatttcgaaagcgAACGAGAATCTCACCGACGTGTGATTTGCGATCGGGACCTTCCACAACGTCCGTTTCTCTCCCTCGTTCTGCAATCAATTAAGGATAACGATTGTTGTTGCAGGTAATGGTGTGTTTCCTGGCATTGTTCAGGACCGAAGACTGCGTCGGCGGTTTGCCCACTGCAGACAGGGACCCTCCTGAGCATCAGAGGGCCGCCTCTAATCAGGCAGTCGCTAACGAACCGGGAATCGAGCCGACGGGGCGGCTGGACGATTACGGGAACTGCAGTCACAAAGAAGCCGCAGCAGAGGTTCAGCAGGATCGTTTCGAGCTGGGTGGTTCACCGCGTCACGAGTTTCTGCGCATGGTTCCTGCGACGGCCCAAAAACACGAGCGCAACTCCAGCAGCCCCGAAATTGAACCGAAGAAACGGTTCTCCAGCGTCTACTCGCAGGACGTACTGGAAGAGAGAGTCTCCAGGGAAAAAACCGAGTTCAAAAACGATCTCTCCGCCTACCTTGCCGGTGTCATCGACTCCGTGGTCAGTGGCCGAGGTGCGAAGCCGGAGGTGGAACCGGAAGAACGGGACGCGAAGAAGGTGTCCCGGAAACGGGAACTCAAACAGATGGATACCTACGCGAAGGCAAAGGACCTCGACGTACTCGCGGACCGGATGGACGTTGACCTGGAACCGGAAAATCGTCAGCGAAAGAGCGTCGAGGTTGTGGTCAAGACCAGACATCAGCAGTCGACGAACATGCCACCAGCGACGAGGTCGCGGAGCGTCGTGTACAAGAAACGGAGCTCGAGGGGAGAGGGAAATAAAGGGGTGAGAAGGAACGGGGGGCGAGTTGCGGAACGTAGGGATTATTCTGTGGATCCGGTGCGGTTCGCGGTGCTGAATCCGGTCCAGATAAACGCGGCTGCGGCTTATGGAAGGCGACCGCAGTCGGTGCAACTCGACTTGTCGCAAGCTCTGGGCGATTTGGAACCGTTTCAGCTGCAGGCGCTGAGAGGATTCTTCGACAAGGTGCCGCCACCCTCGGCCAACTTCAAACCCATCGCTCCGAAACAGGTCGCCTATGCGCCACCAAGGATAGTCTACGAGACGAAGATCCTGCCGATGCCGTTTGGATCGATCGACGAAGAACGGAAGACCGTCGAGGCGCTCAACGCGCTGCTGGGACAGAGCCCGAAGCAGCAGCTCGAGGGCCTGAACCTTATCCTGAACAAGGATCAGACTGTGAACCACCCGCAGCAGGAACTTCAGGACGCCTTGGACCTCGGACAGGCCTTTGTAACACCGATTCCGTCCGCTGATGTGAATTCCGGACTCGCTGAGAGTGGCTTAGGGTTCCCGAATGGTGGTCTGGACTTCGGCGAAGCCGGCGAGGCGATCTTTGACCTTGGGACTCAGCAGAATCCCGGAACTCCTGGACCCGAATTCACGACACCAAGATCAGAGCCTCATCAGGATCGCTTTAAGGATATTCCCGTCATTCAGGAACATCGGGAACAGCTGACGGTCTTTCGGAAGGAACACCAACAACCGGAGAAGCAGGGAGGTGGGATCCTCAGGGAGGGGTATCAGGTTCGGGAGCGGGAAGAGAGTGGAGAGGATACCGATAGCGGGGTGAGAAAGTACTTGGTGTTTAAAACGTTGTCAAGACCTTGAACGAGGTTTCGGTGACCATTGGTACCAGTCGTGGCCATATTCGCCACTTGCCCATAAATTTAGTGTACCAAGTGTCGAAACTTGGATCAAAAACTTGTTCAAAGATTTGGATTTTAGTCATGAATGTTTGTGTCTGTAATCGAAGCGATCGGAAGTTGAATCAGGAGCTAGAGAATCTTACGAAAGCGGCTGGAAATGGTGCATTCAAACCATTTCCTTTTCGAAGAATCCACATCATCGGTGATTTCGATCAACTGATTggggaattttcttttcaggtCGGCTACGCGGCCAAGTACAACTTCGGATACCACGTGAACGACTACAAAAGTGGTAACGACTTCGGTCACGAAGAAGCT
Coding sequences:
- the LOC124295399 gene encoding uncharacterized protein LOC124295399, which translates into the protein MLMFKVMVCFLALFRTEDCVGGLPTADRDPPEHQRAASNQAVANEPGIEPTGRLDDYGNCSHKEAAAEVQQDRFELGGSPRHEFLRMVPATAQKHERNSSSPEIEPKKRFSSVYSQDVLEERVSREKTEFKNDLSAYLAGVIDSVVSGRGAKPEVEPEERDAKKVSRKRELKQMDTYAKAKDLDVLADRMDVDLEPENRQRKSVEVVVKTRHQQSTNMPPATRSRSVVYKKRSSRGEGNKGVRRNGGRVAERRDYSVDPVRFAVLNPVQINAAAAYGRRPQSVQLDLSQALGDLEPFQLQALRGFFDKVPPPSANFKPIAPKQVAYAPPRIVYETKILPMPFGSIDEERKTVEALNALLGQSPKQQLEGLNLILNKDQTVNHPQQELQDALDLGQAFVTPIPSADVNSGLAESGLGFPNGGLDFGEAGEAIFDLGTQQNPGTPGPEFTTPRSEPHQDRFKDIPVIQEHREQLTVFRKEHQQPEKQGGGILREGYQVREREESGEDTDSGVGYAAKYNFGYHVNDYKSGNDFGHEEARDGLVTNGRYCVLLPDGRVQNVKYRVDENGYHAKVSYELTRST